One region of Oncorhynchus mykiss isolate Arlee chromosome 8, USDA_OmykA_1.1, whole genome shotgun sequence genomic DNA includes:
- the LOC110530750 gene encoding ras-related protein Rap-2b, translating to MREYKVVVLGSGGVGKSALTVQFVTGSFIEKYDPTIEDFYRKEIEVDSSPSVLEILDTAGTEQFASMRDLYIKNGQGFILVYSLVNQQSFQDIKALRDQIIRVKRYERVPMVLVGNKVDLEGEREVSSGEGKALAQEWNCPFMETSAKNKGLVDELFAEIVRQMNYYSLPSGGDRCCSCVLL from the coding sequence ATGAGGGAGTATAAAGTGGTTGTGTTGGGCTCGGGCGGCGTGGGTAAATCAGCATTGACGGTCCAGTTTGTGACGGGATCCTTCATTGAGAAATACGACCCCACAATAGAGGATTTCTACCGAAAGGAGATCGAGGTGGACTCGTCGCCCTCTGTTCTGGAGATACTGGACACGGCCGGGACCGAACAGTTCGCCTCCATGCGAGACCTGTACATCAAAAACGGGCAGGGGTTTATTTTGGTCTACAGTCTGGTCAACCAGCAGAGCTTCCAAGACATCAAGGCATTGAGGGATCAAATCATCCGAGTGAAAAGATACGAAAGAGTGCCAATGGTATTGGTTGGAAACAAGGTGGACTTGGAAGGCGAGAGGGAGGTCTCTTCCGGGGAAGGCAAGGCGCTGGCTCAGGAGTGGAATTGCCCGTTTATGGAAACTTCTGCAAAAAATAAAGGCTTGGTCGACGAACTGTTCGCAGAAATCGTGAGACAGATGAACTATTATTCTTTACCCAGCGGTGGAGATCGCTGTTGTTCTTGCGTGCTTCTCTAA